Proteins encoded by one window of Vanacampus margaritifer isolate UIUO_Vmar chromosome 17, RoL_Vmar_1.0, whole genome shotgun sequence:
- the LOC144036953 gene encoding myocyte-specific enhancer factor 2D homolog isoform X3 — protein MGRKKIQIQRITDERNKQVTFTKRKFGLMKKAYELSVLCDCEIALIIFNHANKLFQYASTDMDKVLLKYTEYNEPHESRTNADIIETLRKKGFNGCDSPEPDGEDSIDQSPLNDDKFRKTTEDLDVLFKRYGQSTAPPQTFSMPVTVQASNPSPLQFSNPGNALVTTSYVTASSLADTHLLSPQQPAPPRNTVSPGLPQRPASAGALLGGDLNNSNGGCPSPVPNGYTSARASPGLLTVSNGNSLGKVTPAKSPPPPPASPQMVSSRKPDLRVITSQGGKSLMQMTEDELELVNENAQRLAVGAQMAQTLTTPVVSVATPSLLAQGLPFSAMPTAYNTEYQLTSADITALHALASPGGLLPTTVATWQQQPIVSQQPQQQQQQQQTQQQQINLASLSNLVMWGVDKQSSELSSQVSSLAANLRPVAHIPQGAMLTVNTSSGVSIKSEPVSPGRERSTPCPPPAPPPPSSGATLTAPPQYPGSLLCLEPPTGRSPADSVSSNASSFEGSDREDTGGGGANNNNNMVTAAGSVGPGRSDFSPSPEQEGGNIKRMRLDAWVT, from the exons ATGGGTAGGAAAAAGATTCAGATCCAGCGGATCACTGACGAAAGAAACAAGCAG GTGACATTCACCAAGCGCAAGTTCGGCCTGATGAAGAAGGCGTATGAGCTGAGCGTGCTGTGTGACTGCGAGATCGCCCTGATCATCTTCAACCACGCCAACAAGCTCTTCCAATACGCCAGCACTGACATGGACAAGGTTCTGCTCAAGTACACCGAGTACAACGAGCCACATGAGAGCCGCACTAACGCTGACATCATCGAG ACTTTACGGAAGAAAGGCTTCAATGGTTGTGACAGTCCAGAGCCCGACGGCGAAGACTCCATTGATCAGAGTCCCCTGAATGATGACAAGTTTCGGAAGACCACAGAGGACCTGGATGTTCTCTTCAAGCGCTACGGG CAATCGACGGCTCCACCGCAGACCTTCTCCATGCCCGTCACCGTGCAGGCGTCCAATCCCAGCCCGCTGCAGTTCAGCAACCCTGGCAACGCGCTGGTAACTACCTCCTACGTGACGGCGTCGTCGCTCGCCGACACCCACCTCCTGTCGCCACAGCAACCGGCTCCTCCGAGGAACACCGTGTCACCCGGGTTGCCACAGCGACCGGCCAGCGCAG GCGCTCTTCTGGGAGGTGACCTGAATAATTCAAATGGAGGTTGTCCAAGTCCAGTTC CTAACGGCTACACCAGCGCCAGGGCCTCGCCGGGCCTGCTCACCGTGTCCAACGGCAACAGCCTGGGCAAGGTGACCCCGGCCAAgtcgccaccgccgccgcccgcCAGCCCCCAGATGGTTAGCAGCCGCAAACCCGACCTCCGCGTCATCACTTCTCAGGGCGGGAAGAGCCTGATGCAGATG ACAGAGGATGAGCTGGAGTTGGTAAACGAG AACGCCCAGCGGCTGGCAGTCGGCGCCCAGATGGCCCAGACCCTCACCACACCCGTGGTGTCGGTGGCCACGCCCAGCCTCCTGGCGCAGGGGCTGCCCTTCTCCGCCATGCCTACGGCGTACAACACAG AGTATCAGCTGACAAGCGCAGACATTACCGCGCTTCACGCCCTGGCCTCTCCCGGCGGCTTGCTGCCCACCACCGTGGCGACGTGGCAGCAGCAGCCCATCGTCTCCCAGCAAccacagcagcaacagcagcagcagcaaacgCAACAGCAGCAAATCAATCTGGCGTCGCTCAGCAACTTGGT CATGTGGGGCGTGGACAAACAGAGCAGCGAGCTGTCTAGCCAGGTGTCCAGTCTGGCCGCCAATCTGAG GCCCGTGGCGCACATACCTCAAGGCGCCATGTTGACGGTCAACACCAGCAGCGGTGTCAGCATCAAGTCGGAGCCAGTGTCGCCAGGTCGAGAACGCAGCACCCCTTGCCCTCCACCGGCCCCGCCGCCTCCGTCCTCTGGCGCGACCCTGACAGCGCCGCCCCAGTACCCGGGCTCACTTTTGTGCCTGGAGCCGCCCACAGGACGCTCGCCCGCCGACAGCGTGAGCAGCAACGCCAGCTCCTTTGAAGGCAGCGACCGCGAGGACACAGGCGGGGGCGgagccaacaacaacaacaacatggtcACCGCTGCGGGAAGCGTCGGGCCAGGCCGCTCTGACTTCAGCCCCTCGCCGGAGCAAGAGGGGGGCAACATCAAGAGAATGAGACTGGACGCCTGGGTCACATAA
- the LOC144036953 gene encoding myocyte-specific enhancer factor 2D homolog isoform X2 has product MGRKKIQIQRITDERNKQVTFTKRKFGLMKKAYELSVLCDCEIALIIFNHANKLFQYASTDMDKVLLKYTEYNEPHESRTNADIIETLRKKGFNGCDSPEPDGEDSIDQSPLNDDKFRKTTEDLDVLFKRYGQSTAPPQTFSMPVTVQASNPSPLQFSNPGNALVTTSYVTASSLADTHLLSPQQPAPPRNTVSPGLPQRPASAGALLGGDLNNSNGGCPSPVPNGYTSARASPGLLTVSNGNSLGKVTPAKSPPPPPASPQMVSSRKPDLRVITSQGGKSLMQMNAQRLAVGAQMAQTLTTPVVSVATPSLLAQGLPFSAMPTAYNTEYQLTSADITALHALASPGGLLPTTVATWQQQPIVSQQPQQQQQQQQTQQQQINLASLSNLVMWGVDKQSSELSSQVSSLAANLSLSSPSNLLLGRDEWLGRPVAHIPQGAMLTVNTSSGVSIKSEPVSPGRERSTPCPPPAPPPPSSGATLTAPPQYPGSLLCLEPPTGRSPADSVSSNASSFEGSDREDTGGGGANNNNNMVTAAGSVGPGRSDFSPSPEQEGGNIKRMRLDAWVT; this is encoded by the exons ATGGGTAGGAAAAAGATTCAGATCCAGCGGATCACTGACGAAAGAAACAAGCAG GTGACATTCACCAAGCGCAAGTTCGGCCTGATGAAGAAGGCGTATGAGCTGAGCGTGCTGTGTGACTGCGAGATCGCCCTGATCATCTTCAACCACGCCAACAAGCTCTTCCAATACGCCAGCACTGACATGGACAAGGTTCTGCTCAAGTACACCGAGTACAACGAGCCACATGAGAGCCGCACTAACGCTGACATCATCGAG ACTTTACGGAAGAAAGGCTTCAATGGTTGTGACAGTCCAGAGCCCGACGGCGAAGACTCCATTGATCAGAGTCCCCTGAATGATGACAAGTTTCGGAAGACCACAGAGGACCTGGATGTTCTCTTCAAGCGCTACGGG CAATCGACGGCTCCACCGCAGACCTTCTCCATGCCCGTCACCGTGCAGGCGTCCAATCCCAGCCCGCTGCAGTTCAGCAACCCTGGCAACGCGCTGGTAACTACCTCCTACGTGACGGCGTCGTCGCTCGCCGACACCCACCTCCTGTCGCCACAGCAACCGGCTCCTCCGAGGAACACCGTGTCACCCGGGTTGCCACAGCGACCGGCCAGCGCAG GCGCTCTTCTGGGAGGTGACCTGAATAATTCAAATGGAGGTTGTCCAAGTCCAGTTC CTAACGGCTACACCAGCGCCAGGGCCTCGCCGGGCCTGCTCACCGTGTCCAACGGCAACAGCCTGGGCAAGGTGACCCCGGCCAAgtcgccaccgccgccgcccgcCAGCCCCCAGATGGTTAGCAGCCGCAAACCCGACCTCCGCGTCATCACTTCTCAGGGCGGGAAGAGCCTGATGCAGATG AACGCCCAGCGGCTGGCAGTCGGCGCCCAGATGGCCCAGACCCTCACCACACCCGTGGTGTCGGTGGCCACGCCCAGCCTCCTGGCGCAGGGGCTGCCCTTCTCCGCCATGCCTACGGCGTACAACACAG AGTATCAGCTGACAAGCGCAGACATTACCGCGCTTCACGCCCTGGCCTCTCCCGGCGGCTTGCTGCCCACCACCGTGGCGACGTGGCAGCAGCAGCCCATCGTCTCCCAGCAAccacagcagcaacagcagcagcagcaaacgCAACAGCAGCAAATCAATCTGGCGTCGCTCAGCAACTTGGT CATGTGGGGCGTGGACAAACAGAGCAGCGAGCTGTCTAGCCAGGTGTCCAGTCTGGCCGCCAATCTGAG TCTGAGCTCTCCGTCCAACCTGCTCTTGGGTAGAGATGAGTGGTTGGGCCG GCCCGTGGCGCACATACCTCAAGGCGCCATGTTGACGGTCAACACCAGCAGCGGTGTCAGCATCAAGTCGGAGCCAGTGTCGCCAGGTCGAGAACGCAGCACCCCTTGCCCTCCACCGGCCCCGCCGCCTCCGTCCTCTGGCGCGACCCTGACAGCGCCGCCCCAGTACCCGGGCTCACTTTTGTGCCTGGAGCCGCCCACAGGACGCTCGCCCGCCGACAGCGTGAGCAGCAACGCCAGCTCCTTTGAAGGCAGCGACCGCGAGGACACAGGCGGGGGCGgagccaacaacaacaacaacatggtcACCGCTGCGGGAAGCGTCGGGCCAGGCCGCTCTGACTTCAGCCCCTCGCCGGAGCAAGAGGGGGGCAACATCAAGAGAATGAGACTGGACGCCTGGGTCACATAA
- the tmem79a gene encoding uncharacterized protein tmem79a: MSGQMSGEEELTVLLPVGPIAQGQLTGSNKTGEEELEDKDEEKKELVKTEEGDEVEIPGASDVTLPWPGDRERKSEDTDGVSSEVCISDAEDKDDGVSKAKWRESMPEGDKWRDDLPTSPRDSKGDGSLADDEEEHEEEESCWVSEKGAMGFTPQVKIVRRQSSEVEESRLDMGTEDHNHDKENPRESQTLPPFDHNNESQQNEYLCCEKLKLALWTASGALVFPFLVWGGYALLPFDSPLMGSAPHRVVYTLRCAIFASLPIMLGVVVQGVARVRYGEVTPSFQFKEENRMVSLHRHFVSQSVGLFLFYFLQLAVLASYVSHELVKIVPLLTVIFVFGRLIYWLCLSLGSSIRGLGFGLSFFPMLVMLAANLYFVCSSAGPEAVFDVAPPATEPPPQQRWWG; this comes from the exons atGTCAGGCCAAATGTCTGGTGAGGAGGAGCTGACGGTGCTCTTGCCAGTCGGCCCAATTGCACAAGGTCAGCTGACAGGAAGCAACAAGACTGGAGAAGAAGAATTGGAGgacaaagatgaagaaaaaaaagaattggtaAAAACGGAGGAGGGTGACGAGGTGGAGATTCCAGGAGCCAGCGACGTCACCCTGCCGTGGCCCGGCGACAGGGAAAGGAAGAGCGAGGACACGGACGGCGTCTCGTCGGAGGTCTGCATTTCTGACGCCGAGGACAAGGACGACGGGGTGAGCAAAGCCAAGTGGCGCGAGAGCATGCCCGAGGGCGACAAGTGGAGGGACGACCTGCCGACGTCGCCGAGGGACAGCAAAGGAGACGGCTCGTTGGCCGATGACGAAGAAGAACATGAGGAGGAAGAGTCCTGTTGGGTCTCGGAGAAAGGGGCCATGGGTTTCACGCCGCAGGTGAAAATCGTGCGGCGGCAGTCCAGTGAGGTCGAAGAGAGCCGACTGGACATGGGGACGGAGGACCACAATCACGACAAGGAGAACCCCAGGGAGTCGCAAACGTTGCCACCTTTTGACCACAACAATGAATCGCAACAGAACGAGT ACCTCTGCTGCGAGAAGCTGAAGCTGGCCTTGTGGACGGCGTCAGGGGCGCTGGTGTTCCCCTTCCTGGTGTGGGGGGGTTACGCACTCCTGCCCTTTGATTCCCCGCTCATGGGCAGCGCCCCCCACAGGGTGGTGTACACACTGCGCTGCGCCATCTTCGCCTCACTGCCCATAATGCTGG GCGTGGTGGTGCAGGGCGTGGCCAGGGTTCGATATGGCGAGGTGACGCCGAGTTTCCAGTTCAAAGAGGAGAACAGGATGGTGTCACTGCACAGACATTTCGTCAGCCAATCGGtgggcctcttcctcttctactTCCTGCAGCTGGCCGTCTTGGCGTCCTACGTCAGCCACGAACTCGTCAAAATTGTGCCGCTGCTTACCGTCATCTTTGTCTTTGGAAG GTTGATCTACTGGCTGTGCTTGTCGCTGGGCAGCAGCATCCGAGGCCTGGGCTTCGGTCTGTCCTTTTTCCCAATGTTGGTCATGCTGGCCGCCAACCTCTACTTCGTGTGCTCCTCAGCGGGACCCGAGGCCGTCTTTGACGTGGCGCCGCCCGCCACGGAGCCTCCGCCCCAGCAGCGCTGGTGGGGCTGA
- the LOC144036953 gene encoding myocyte-specific enhancer factor 2D homolog isoform X5: MGRKKIQIQRITDERNKQVTFTKRKFGLMKKAYELSVLCDCEIALIIFNHANKLFQYASTDMDKVLLKYTEYNEPHESRTNADIIETLRKKGFNGCDSPEPDGEDSIDQSPLNDDKFRKTTEDLDVLFKRYGQSTAPPQTFSMPVTVQASNPSPLQFSNPGNALVTTSYVTASSLADTHLLSPQQPAPPRNTVSPGLPQRPASAGALLGGDLNNSNGGCPSPVPNGYTSARASPGLLTVSNGNSLGKVTPAKSPPPPPASPQMVSSRKPDLRVITSQGGKSLMQMNAQRLAVGAQMAQTLTTPVVSVATPSLLAQGLPFSAMPTAYNTEYQLTSADITALHALASPGGLLPTTVATWQQQPIVSQQPQQQQQQQQTQQQQINLASLSNLVPVAHIPQGAMLTVNTSSGVSIKSEPVSPGRERSTPCPPPAPPPPSSGATLTAPPQYPGSLLCLEPPTGRSPADSVSSNASSFEGSDREDTGGGGANNNNNMVTAAGSVGPGRSDFSPSPEQEGGNIKRMRLDAWVT, translated from the exons ATGGGTAGGAAAAAGATTCAGATCCAGCGGATCACTGACGAAAGAAACAAGCAG GTGACATTCACCAAGCGCAAGTTCGGCCTGATGAAGAAGGCGTATGAGCTGAGCGTGCTGTGTGACTGCGAGATCGCCCTGATCATCTTCAACCACGCCAACAAGCTCTTCCAATACGCCAGCACTGACATGGACAAGGTTCTGCTCAAGTACACCGAGTACAACGAGCCACATGAGAGCCGCACTAACGCTGACATCATCGAG ACTTTACGGAAGAAAGGCTTCAATGGTTGTGACAGTCCAGAGCCCGACGGCGAAGACTCCATTGATCAGAGTCCCCTGAATGATGACAAGTTTCGGAAGACCACAGAGGACCTGGATGTTCTCTTCAAGCGCTACGGG CAATCGACGGCTCCACCGCAGACCTTCTCCATGCCCGTCACCGTGCAGGCGTCCAATCCCAGCCCGCTGCAGTTCAGCAACCCTGGCAACGCGCTGGTAACTACCTCCTACGTGACGGCGTCGTCGCTCGCCGACACCCACCTCCTGTCGCCACAGCAACCGGCTCCTCCGAGGAACACCGTGTCACCCGGGTTGCCACAGCGACCGGCCAGCGCAG GCGCTCTTCTGGGAGGTGACCTGAATAATTCAAATGGAGGTTGTCCAAGTCCAGTTC CTAACGGCTACACCAGCGCCAGGGCCTCGCCGGGCCTGCTCACCGTGTCCAACGGCAACAGCCTGGGCAAGGTGACCCCGGCCAAgtcgccaccgccgccgcccgcCAGCCCCCAGATGGTTAGCAGCCGCAAACCCGACCTCCGCGTCATCACTTCTCAGGGCGGGAAGAGCCTGATGCAGATG AACGCCCAGCGGCTGGCAGTCGGCGCCCAGATGGCCCAGACCCTCACCACACCCGTGGTGTCGGTGGCCACGCCCAGCCTCCTGGCGCAGGGGCTGCCCTTCTCCGCCATGCCTACGGCGTACAACACAG AGTATCAGCTGACAAGCGCAGACATTACCGCGCTTCACGCCCTGGCCTCTCCCGGCGGCTTGCTGCCCACCACCGTGGCGACGTGGCAGCAGCAGCCCATCGTCTCCCAGCAAccacagcagcaacagcagcagcagcaaacgCAACAGCAGCAAATCAATCTGGCGTCGCTCAGCAACTTGGT GCCCGTGGCGCACATACCTCAAGGCGCCATGTTGACGGTCAACACCAGCAGCGGTGTCAGCATCAAGTCGGAGCCAGTGTCGCCAGGTCGAGAACGCAGCACCCCTTGCCCTCCACCGGCCCCGCCGCCTCCGTCCTCTGGCGCGACCCTGACAGCGCCGCCCCAGTACCCGGGCTCACTTTTGTGCCTGGAGCCGCCCACAGGACGCTCGCCCGCCGACAGCGTGAGCAGCAACGCCAGCTCCTTTGAAGGCAGCGACCGCGAGGACACAGGCGGGGGCGgagccaacaacaacaacaacatggtcACCGCTGCGGGAAGCGTCGGGCCAGGCCGCTCTGACTTCAGCCCCTCGCCGGAGCAAGAGGGGGGCAACATCAAGAGAATGAGACTGGACGCCTGGGTCACATAA
- the LOC144036953 gene encoding myocyte-specific enhancer factor 2D homolog isoform X1 — protein MGRKKIQIQRITDERNKQVTFTKRKFGLMKKAYELSVLCDCEIALIIFNHANKLFQYASTDMDKVLLKYTEYNEPHESRTNADIIETLRKKGFNGCDSPEPDGEDSIDQSPLNDDKFRKTTEDLDVLFKRYGQSTAPPQTFSMPVTVQASNPSPLQFSNPGNALVTTSYVTASSLADTHLLSPQQPAPPRNTVSPGLPQRPASAGALLGGDLNNSNGGCPSPVPNGYTSARASPGLLTVSNGNSLGKVTPAKSPPPPPASPQMVSSRKPDLRVITSQGGKSLMQMTEDELELVNENAQRLAVGAQMAQTLTTPVVSVATPSLLAQGLPFSAMPTAYNTEYQLTSADITALHALASPGGLLPTTVATWQQQPIVSQQPQQQQQQQQTQQQQINLASLSNLVMWGVDKQSSELSSQVSSLAANLSLSSPSNLLLGRDEWLGRPVAHIPQGAMLTVNTSSGVSIKSEPVSPGRERSTPCPPPAPPPPSSGATLTAPPQYPGSLLCLEPPTGRSPADSVSSNASSFEGSDREDTGGGGANNNNNMVTAAGSVGPGRSDFSPSPEQEGGNIKRMRLDAWVT, from the exons ATGGGTAGGAAAAAGATTCAGATCCAGCGGATCACTGACGAAAGAAACAAGCAG GTGACATTCACCAAGCGCAAGTTCGGCCTGATGAAGAAGGCGTATGAGCTGAGCGTGCTGTGTGACTGCGAGATCGCCCTGATCATCTTCAACCACGCCAACAAGCTCTTCCAATACGCCAGCACTGACATGGACAAGGTTCTGCTCAAGTACACCGAGTACAACGAGCCACATGAGAGCCGCACTAACGCTGACATCATCGAG ACTTTACGGAAGAAAGGCTTCAATGGTTGTGACAGTCCAGAGCCCGACGGCGAAGACTCCATTGATCAGAGTCCCCTGAATGATGACAAGTTTCGGAAGACCACAGAGGACCTGGATGTTCTCTTCAAGCGCTACGGG CAATCGACGGCTCCACCGCAGACCTTCTCCATGCCCGTCACCGTGCAGGCGTCCAATCCCAGCCCGCTGCAGTTCAGCAACCCTGGCAACGCGCTGGTAACTACCTCCTACGTGACGGCGTCGTCGCTCGCCGACACCCACCTCCTGTCGCCACAGCAACCGGCTCCTCCGAGGAACACCGTGTCACCCGGGTTGCCACAGCGACCGGCCAGCGCAG GCGCTCTTCTGGGAGGTGACCTGAATAATTCAAATGGAGGTTGTCCAAGTCCAGTTC CTAACGGCTACACCAGCGCCAGGGCCTCGCCGGGCCTGCTCACCGTGTCCAACGGCAACAGCCTGGGCAAGGTGACCCCGGCCAAgtcgccaccgccgccgcccgcCAGCCCCCAGATGGTTAGCAGCCGCAAACCCGACCTCCGCGTCATCACTTCTCAGGGCGGGAAGAGCCTGATGCAGATG ACAGAGGATGAGCTGGAGTTGGTAAACGAG AACGCCCAGCGGCTGGCAGTCGGCGCCCAGATGGCCCAGACCCTCACCACACCCGTGGTGTCGGTGGCCACGCCCAGCCTCCTGGCGCAGGGGCTGCCCTTCTCCGCCATGCCTACGGCGTACAACACAG AGTATCAGCTGACAAGCGCAGACATTACCGCGCTTCACGCCCTGGCCTCTCCCGGCGGCTTGCTGCCCACCACCGTGGCGACGTGGCAGCAGCAGCCCATCGTCTCCCAGCAAccacagcagcaacagcagcagcagcaaacgCAACAGCAGCAAATCAATCTGGCGTCGCTCAGCAACTTGGT CATGTGGGGCGTGGACAAACAGAGCAGCGAGCTGTCTAGCCAGGTGTCCAGTCTGGCCGCCAATCTGAG TCTGAGCTCTCCGTCCAACCTGCTCTTGGGTAGAGATGAGTGGTTGGGCCG GCCCGTGGCGCACATACCTCAAGGCGCCATGTTGACGGTCAACACCAGCAGCGGTGTCAGCATCAAGTCGGAGCCAGTGTCGCCAGGTCGAGAACGCAGCACCCCTTGCCCTCCACCGGCCCCGCCGCCTCCGTCCTCTGGCGCGACCCTGACAGCGCCGCCCCAGTACCCGGGCTCACTTTTGTGCCTGGAGCCGCCCACAGGACGCTCGCCCGCCGACAGCGTGAGCAGCAACGCCAGCTCCTTTGAAGGCAGCGACCGCGAGGACACAGGCGGGGGCGgagccaacaacaacaacaacatggtcACCGCTGCGGGAAGCGTCGGGCCAGGCCGCTCTGACTTCAGCCCCTCGCCGGAGCAAGAGGGGGGCAACATCAAGAGAATGAGACTGGACGCCTGGGTCACATAA
- the LOC144036953 gene encoding myocyte-specific enhancer factor 2D homolog isoform X4 produces MGRKKIQIQRITDERNKQVTFTKRKFGLMKKAYELSVLCDCEIALIIFNHANKLFQYASTDMDKVLLKYTEYNEPHESRTNADIIETLRKKGFNGCDSPEPDGEDSIDQSPLNDDKFRKTTEDLDVLFKRYGQSTAPPQTFSMPVTVQASNPSPLQFSNPGNALVTTSYVTASSLADTHLLSPQQPAPPRNTVSPGLPQRPASAGALLGGDLNNSNGGCPSPVPNGYTSARASPGLLTVSNGNSLGKVTPAKSPPPPPASPQMVSSRKPDLRVITSQGGKSLMQMTEDELELVNENAQRLAVGAQMAQTLTTPVVSVATPSLLAQGLPFSAMPTAYNTEYQLTSADITALHALASPGGLLPTTVATWQQQPIVSQQPQQQQQQQQTQQQQINLASLSNLVPVAHIPQGAMLTVNTSSGVSIKSEPVSPGRERSTPCPPPAPPPPSSGATLTAPPQYPGSLLCLEPPTGRSPADSVSSNASSFEGSDREDTGGGGANNNNNMVTAAGSVGPGRSDFSPSPEQEGGNIKRMRLDAWVT; encoded by the exons ATGGGTAGGAAAAAGATTCAGATCCAGCGGATCACTGACGAAAGAAACAAGCAG GTGACATTCACCAAGCGCAAGTTCGGCCTGATGAAGAAGGCGTATGAGCTGAGCGTGCTGTGTGACTGCGAGATCGCCCTGATCATCTTCAACCACGCCAACAAGCTCTTCCAATACGCCAGCACTGACATGGACAAGGTTCTGCTCAAGTACACCGAGTACAACGAGCCACATGAGAGCCGCACTAACGCTGACATCATCGAG ACTTTACGGAAGAAAGGCTTCAATGGTTGTGACAGTCCAGAGCCCGACGGCGAAGACTCCATTGATCAGAGTCCCCTGAATGATGACAAGTTTCGGAAGACCACAGAGGACCTGGATGTTCTCTTCAAGCGCTACGGG CAATCGACGGCTCCACCGCAGACCTTCTCCATGCCCGTCACCGTGCAGGCGTCCAATCCCAGCCCGCTGCAGTTCAGCAACCCTGGCAACGCGCTGGTAACTACCTCCTACGTGACGGCGTCGTCGCTCGCCGACACCCACCTCCTGTCGCCACAGCAACCGGCTCCTCCGAGGAACACCGTGTCACCCGGGTTGCCACAGCGACCGGCCAGCGCAG GCGCTCTTCTGGGAGGTGACCTGAATAATTCAAATGGAGGTTGTCCAAGTCCAGTTC CTAACGGCTACACCAGCGCCAGGGCCTCGCCGGGCCTGCTCACCGTGTCCAACGGCAACAGCCTGGGCAAGGTGACCCCGGCCAAgtcgccaccgccgccgcccgcCAGCCCCCAGATGGTTAGCAGCCGCAAACCCGACCTCCGCGTCATCACTTCTCAGGGCGGGAAGAGCCTGATGCAGATG ACAGAGGATGAGCTGGAGTTGGTAAACGAG AACGCCCAGCGGCTGGCAGTCGGCGCCCAGATGGCCCAGACCCTCACCACACCCGTGGTGTCGGTGGCCACGCCCAGCCTCCTGGCGCAGGGGCTGCCCTTCTCCGCCATGCCTACGGCGTACAACACAG AGTATCAGCTGACAAGCGCAGACATTACCGCGCTTCACGCCCTGGCCTCTCCCGGCGGCTTGCTGCCCACCACCGTGGCGACGTGGCAGCAGCAGCCCATCGTCTCCCAGCAAccacagcagcaacagcagcagcagcaaacgCAACAGCAGCAAATCAATCTGGCGTCGCTCAGCAACTTGGT GCCCGTGGCGCACATACCTCAAGGCGCCATGTTGACGGTCAACACCAGCAGCGGTGTCAGCATCAAGTCGGAGCCAGTGTCGCCAGGTCGAGAACGCAGCACCCCTTGCCCTCCACCGGCCCCGCCGCCTCCGTCCTCTGGCGCGACCCTGACAGCGCCGCCCCAGTACCCGGGCTCACTTTTGTGCCTGGAGCCGCCCACAGGACGCTCGCCCGCCGACAGCGTGAGCAGCAACGCCAGCTCCTTTGAAGGCAGCGACCGCGAGGACACAGGCGGGGGCGgagccaacaacaacaacaacatggtcACCGCTGCGGGAAGCGTCGGGCCAGGCCGCTCTGACTTCAGCCCCTCGCCGGAGCAAGAGGGGGGCAACATCAAGAGAATGAGACTGGACGCCTGGGTCACATAA